CGGCCCGGTGCGCGGCCGGGTTCCTGGCCCCCGGGGAATACGGCGCGACACGCCGCCAGTGAACGCATCCGGGGCAATCGCAATCGCTCGCGGGATCGAATTCCTCGAATACCGGAGTCTCCATGCGATTCCCCTCACACTCCCGATCGACAGTTCCGCGCCGGTGCACGTCGACCAGTTTCCCAACTGTCTTCCGGACGCGCATGTTGACGGTCCGAATGATGTACGCGCCCAGGTCACGGCGCCCGCCGGGGGAAGGCGCGGGGCGCCCGGCGGTCCTGAGCACCCTCGCGGGTCGGGTAGAGTTCTCACGTCAGCAGGCGCCGCTAGCTCAGTTGGTTAGAGCAGCTGACTCTTAATCAGCGGGTCCGGGGTTCGAGTCCCTGGCGGCGCACGACAACGAAGGCCCTTCGCAGCAGCGAGGGGCCTTTCGCGTGTCCGGGAACCCTGTCCCGGGACCCTGTCCGGAAGGCGCGGCCGTTCCCGTTTGGCCGGATACCCTCTGGCCATGTCAGCGCGTGAGCTCCAGGAGCGGATCAAGAAGCTGATCGTCGACGGCAGGCTGCCCTCGGGCGCCCCGCTGCCGACCGAGCCCGCGCTGATGGCGCACCTGGGCGTGAGCCGCAATTCGGTGCGCGAGGCGCTCAAGGCCCTCCAGGCGATGGGCATCGTGGAGATCCGGCACGGCTTCGGCACCTATGTCGGCGCCATGTCGCTGGCCCCGATGGTGGAGGGGCTCGCCTTCCGTACCGTCGCCGGGCACCACCGGGGCGAGGACAGCCTGCTCCAGCTGCTCGAACTGCGGGAGGCGCTGGAGACCGGGCTGATCTCCCGGCTGGCCGGCCGGCTGCCGGAACGGGACCTCGGTGAACTGGACGCGCTCGTCGCCCGTATGGAACGGCAGGCCGCGCACGGAGGCGACGGCCTCGCGGACACCGACCGCGCCTTTCACGCCACCCTCTACCGGGGGCTGGACAACGCCCTGCTCGGCGAGGTCCTCGAGGCGTTCTGGGAGGCGTTCCACCGGGTCCGCACCGATCTCGGCGGGGCGCCGCAGGACCCGGAGGTGACGTGCGGGCAGCACCAAGACATCCTCGACGCGGTCCGCTCGGGGGACTCCGTACAGGCGGAGGCGGCCATAAGGGAGCACTTCGGCAACATCCGCGCCCGGCTGACCGCACCCCGGCCAGACTCGTCACGCACACCGCACGGGGAACCGCGGAACCCGCCGGGGCCGGGAGGGATCTCACGGACCGCGGGGGCCGCGCGGACCGGTGCGGCAGGAGGGGGGACACGGAGTGCGCATGACCGGTGAACACCGCGTTTCGCGTCTTGCGATCACGCGGAGCGCCGTAGAACCCTGGTCGCAAGCCGCCGCCGGTGGGGGGCATTTGGCGGGCGGACGCCGGGTTGCCGTGGTCGCGGGGAGAGGGGGCCCTGTTCGCGACTCGGTGCCCAGGGAGGCATCATGCAACCGGAAGGTCGCGATCGCGTGTCCTTGGTGAGGACTCTGTGATGACCGCGGCCTGTCACTGATACGTACGTGAAGAGTCGAGGGGGACTCCACGCGGACGTGAGGAAACGACACGAACACGCGCTGACCTGCGTGTGGGGGGATGACTCATGACGTCGACGCCGACGGGCGCCGGACAGGACTTCGACCCGTCACAGACCACCCAGCTGAGAGTGCCGTCCCATCAGAACGGCCAGACCGGGACGTTCCGCCGAATAAAGAAGGCGCTGCCCAAATACGACTACGAGCACTACAGCCGGCTCGCGGGCCCCCTCACCCAGCCGGACCCGAACAAGCCGTACCGGGTGCAGTACCGCTCGCTGCTGTCGCAGGAGCCGCACCGGATCCGGGCCGCCCTCATGCTGGGCGCGGCGCCGCTGCTCTCGCTGATCCTGCTCGCGTGGCTGCTCCAGCCCGAGCACTGGACCGAACGCGACTACCCGGCCTTCTCCTGGCTGCCGGCGCTCGACATCGTGATGCTCGTCTCGATCGGCCTGATCGAGTTCTTCCGCTGCATGAACGTGCTCTCCAACGCGCACGCGACGCTGGTCGCCCGCGACCCGATCCCGGTGGTGCCCGAGACCGGCACCCGGGTGGCGTTCCTCACCTCCTTCGTGCCCGGCAAGGAGCCGCTGGAGATGGTGACCAAGACCCTGGAGGCCGCCGTCCGACTGCGCCACCGGGGCCTGATGCACGTCTGGCTGCTCGACGAGGGCGACGACGACGCGGTGAAGGCCGTCTGCGCCCGCCTCGGGGTGCACCACTTCTCCCGCAAGGGCGTCGCGAAGTGGAACCAGGCCAAGGGCCCGCACCGCGCCAAGACGAAGCACGGCAACTACAACGCCTGGCTCGACGCGCACGGCGACGCCTACGACTTCTTCGCCTCCGTCGACACCGACCATGTGCCGATGCCCAACTACCTGGAGCGGATGCTTGGTTTCTTCCGCGACCCGGACGTCGGTTTCGTCATCGGCCCGCAGGTGTACGGCAATTACGACACCTTCGTCACCAAGGCCGCCGAGTCGCAGCAGTTCCTCTTCCACGCGCTGATCCAGCGCGCGGGCAACCGCTACGGCTCCCCGATGTTCGTCGGCACGTCCAACGCCGTGCGGATCAAGGCGATCAAGCAGATCGGCGGGCTGTATGACTCGATCACCGAGGACATGGCGACCGGCTTCGAGATGCACCGCGCCACCAACCCGGCCACCGGCAGCAAGTGGCGCTCGGTGTACACCCCGGACGTGCTCGCGGTGGGCGAGGGCCCCAACGCCTGGACCGACTTCTTCACCCAGCAGCTGCGCTGGTCGCGCGGGACGTACGAGACGATCCTCAAGCAGTACTGGAAGGGCTGGTACTCGCTGCCGCCCGCCAAGCTGTTCAACTACACGATGATGATCATCTTCTACCCGATGTCGGCCCTCA
The sequence above is a segment of the Streptomyces griseoviridis genome. Coding sequences within it:
- a CDS encoding FadR/GntR family transcriptional regulator; amino-acid sequence: MSARELQERIKKLIVDGRLPSGAPLPTEPALMAHLGVSRNSVREALKALQAMGIVEIRHGFGTYVGAMSLAPMVEGLAFRTVAGHHRGEDSLLQLLELREALETGLISRLAGRLPERDLGELDALVARMERQAAHGGDGLADTDRAFHATLYRGLDNALLGEVLEAFWEAFHRVRTDLGGAPQDPEVTCGQHQDILDAVRSGDSVQAEAAIREHFGNIRARLTAPRPDSSRTPHGEPRNPPGPGGISRTAGAARTGAAGGGTRSAHDR
- a CDS encoding glycosyltransferase family 2 protein, whose translation is MTSTPTGAGQDFDPSQTTQLRVPSHQNGQTGTFRRIKKALPKYDYEHYSRLAGPLTQPDPNKPYRVQYRSLLSQEPHRIRAALMLGAAPLLSLILLAWLLQPEHWTERDYPAFSWLPALDIVMLVSIGLIEFFRCMNVLSNAHATLVARDPIPVVPETGTRVAFLTSFVPGKEPLEMVTKTLEAAVRLRHRGLMHVWLLDEGDDDAVKAVCARLGVHHFSRKGVAKWNQAKGPHRAKTKHGNYNAWLDAHGDAYDFFASVDTDHVPMPNYLERMLGFFRDPDVGFVIGPQVYGNYDTFVTKAAESQQFLFHALIQRAGNRYGSPMFVGTSNAVRIKAIKQIGGLYDSITEDMATGFEMHRATNPATGSKWRSVYTPDVLAVGEGPNAWTDFFTQQLRWSRGTYETILKQYWKGWYSLPPAKLFNYTMMIIFYPMSALNWILAALSCALFLGLGASGVDIDPTVWLMLYGNASALQIGLYVWNRRHNVSPHEPEGSGGVAGMVMSALSAPIYARSLMDAVLRRKSSFVVTPKGDSASPDTLFGTFRIHLFFILVFGGSITAGFVLGHSHPAMVVWAVFAMLITAAPIFAWRHGMRQARKRPPVPPGAPSAPSAPDPTATRPLPAQQGGAPRPGWAGGGGAGETNEQTMQIALGGLGGRKE